One Lutzomyia longipalpis isolate SR_M1_2022 chromosome 4, ASM2433408v1 DNA segment encodes these proteins:
- the LOC129796650 gene encoding coiled-coil-helix-coiled-coil-helix domain-containing protein 7, which translates to MPKNPDAEKNNPCLKEQELSYKCLDKNNYDREKCEIFFQNYKNCKDFWNRVKSERKWKGIKPYLPDVSEREGIKAAYMATKPPKDKS; encoded by the exons atgCCTAAGAATCCTGATGCAGAAAAGAACAATCCATGTTTAAAG GAACAAGAATTATCGTACAAATGtttggataaaaataattacgaCCGAGAGAaatgtgagattttctttcaaaactaCAAAAATTGCAAGGATTTTTGG AATCGTGTAAAATCTGAGAGGAAATGGAAAGGAATAAAGCCATACCTTCCGGATGTTAGTGAAAGGGAAGGAATTAAGGCTGCATACATGGCAACAAAGCCCCCCAAGGATAAATcgtga